From Tripterygium wilfordii isolate XIE 37 chromosome 13, ASM1340144v1, whole genome shotgun sequence, the proteins below share one genomic window:
- the LOC120012817 gene encoding uncharacterized protein LOC120012817, with product MAATLLSLLHPNFSSEKVYRKPVAVLINAQKMRVQYALKQGQNRLSHQLPSGLNMEVIEQKSSGNKDPDETNSENPPLVFVHGSYHAAWCWAEHWLPFFSGFGYDCYAVSLLGQGDSDAPAGSVAGSLQTHAGDIADFIHKNLGLPPVLLGHSFGGLIIQYYIASIKSEQLLEKGKLFPNLTGAVLVCSVPPSGNSGLVWRYLFSKPVAAFKVTRSLAAKAFQTSLSLCKETFFSPTMEDDLVLRYQELMKESSTMPLFDLRKLNSSLPVPSVPKSSIEVLVLGAKNDFIVDAEGLDETGRFYGVTPICVEGVAHDMMLDCSWEKGAKAILSWLNGLKN from the exons ATGGCAGctactcttctctctcttcttcatccAAACTTCTCATCTGAAAAAGTTTACAGAAAGCCAGTAGCTGTTCTCATCAATGCCCAGAAGATGCGGGTCCAATATGCACTGAAGCAGGGGCAGAACCGTCTTTCCCACCAGCTGCCCTCTGGCCTGAACATGGAGGTCATTGAGCAGAAATCTTCTGGAAATAAGGACCCCGATGAAACAAATAGTGAAAACCCGCCTCTGGTTTTTGTTCACGGAAGCTATCATGCTGCTTGGTGTTGGGCTGAGCATTGGCTGCCTTTCTTTTCTGGGTTTGGCTATGACTGCTATGCTGTCAGTTTGTTGGGTCAG GGTGACAGTGATGCCCCTGCTGGTTCTGTTGCCGGTTCTCTCCAG ACACATGCAGGTGATATTGCTGACTTCATCCACAAAAATCTCGGGCTGCCTCCTGTGTTACTTGGACACTCATTTGGAGGACTTATAATTCAGTACTACATTGCAAGTATCAAAAGTGAACAATTGTTAG AAAAGGGAAAACTATTCCCCAATCTTACTGGTGCTGTGCTTGTCTGCTCTGTACCTCCATCGGGTAATAG TGGGTTAGTTTGGCGGTATCTATTTTCCAAACCTGTAGCTGCTTTTAAG GTGACGCGCAGCTTGGCAGCCAAAGCATTTCAAACTTCTCTTTCCCTTTGCAAGGAAACATTCTTTTCTCCGACAATGGAGGATGATCTGGTTCTCCG TTATCAGGAGTTAATGAAAGAAAGTTCAACGATGCCATTGTTTGATCTGAGGAAGCTAAATTCTTCTCTTCCAGTTCCGTCAGTGCCAAAATCTTCAATTGAAGTTCTTGTATTGGGTGCAAAGAATGACTTCATTGTG GACGCTGAAGGACTCGACGAAACAGGAAGGTTTTATGGTGTTACGCCAATATGTGTTGAAGGAGTTGCCCATGACATGATGTTGGATTGTTCCTGGGAGAAAGGTGCAAAAGCTATCCTATCTTGGCTAAATGGTTTGAAGAATTGA